Proteins from one Antennarius striatus isolate MH-2024 chromosome 12, ASM4005453v1, whole genome shotgun sequence genomic window:
- the LOC137605158 gene encoding piggyBac transposable element-derived protein 4-like isoform X1 — translation MAKRKAKACGGGRFKQLTLAQSLSGSVAAVEMSDSGKDRGGAGDAPKEVEDRIRGEESVAGCSGAPPQFGGVPRGSAAAESSPLRLSGDSSDSEPDPDSSSEWIPSESSRESSPDPWEPTEELRSKVPKKSRGRAPARGRGARRRQSLEVDAGVWSHDGWKPTKFPFVATPGPQNAAADLDSDQPVDFMELFLTDELLGHIASQTNLYARQFIQAHPEALPHSRERVWKPVTVPELKKYLGLMFLTGYIKKPSVSMYWSEDPMEAIPYFNNTMPRNRFQLIGKFLHFNDNASQDAGDKLYKVRPVLDFIISKFKQLYQPHENICIDEGMLQWRGRLNFRVYNPQKPVKYGIKSYILCDSRTGYCYNMLPYVGQSSTLPDIVFSLLDRLTEQGYTIFMDNFYNSVKLCEQLCKKKTNVCGTLRKNRGEPQIIREPSKRDLGEEGKVVRHNGRVLVLAWQDKRLVRMITTCHNDRMQRVEVWQKGQREKVAQLKPKCVVQYNSCMNGVDKLDQNIAYYPFIRKTQNWTKKFVAYLFQICVYNAYVLFRSRNPGIKKTHLDFMKDIARSWTEKGYVSHEEGEEMEVEDVLQTRSLRNRDPEGRLDGLMSRHKLERLRATTKKAHPSRKCRVCVRRGGRSETRMWCKACRIPLHAGECFTAYHTQKKYH, via the exons atggcgaagcgcaaggcgaaagcatgtggaggaggcaggttcaagcagctcacactggcacagagcttgtctggcagtgtagctgctgtggaaatgagcgacagcggtaaggatcgggggggtgcaggagatgcacccaaggaGGTTGAAGACCGGATCCGTGGCGAGGAAAGCGTGGCGGGTTGTAGCGGGGCCCCCCCGcagttcggcggcgtcccacgtgggagcgccgctgcggagagttctccgctgcgtctgtccggcgacagttctgactctgaaccggacccggaCTCGTCGTCTGAGTGGATtccgtcagaaagcagcagggagtcctccccagatccgtgggagcccacggaggagctgaggagcaaag tccctaaaaagagtagaggacgtgcacctgctagagggagaggtgcgaggagacgccaatcactggaggtggatgcaggtgtttggagtcatgatggctggaaacccactaagttcccattcgtggcaacccctggtccccagaatgcggctgcagacctggattcagaccagccggttgacttcatggagctgtttctgactgacgagctgctgggtcacattgcgtctcagaccaacctgtatgcacggcagtttatacaggcacatcctgaagctctgccacactccagagagagggtgtggaaaccggtgacagttccagagctcaaaaaatACTTGGGTCTTATgttcctcaccggctacataaagaagcccagcgtcagcatgtactggagtgaggatccaatggaagccattccgtacttcaacaacaccatgccacgcaacaggttccagctaattgggaagtttctccacttcaatgacaatgcctcacaggatgctggagataaactttataaagtgcgtcctgtccttgattttattatttctaaattcaaacagctgtatcagccccatgaaaacatttgcattgatgaggggatgttgcagtggcgtGGCCGCTtgaacttcagggtttacaaccctcagaagccagtcaaatatggcatcaaatcttatattttgtgtgactcgcggactggctattgttataatatgttgccttatgttggccagtcgagcacactcccagacattgtgttctccctccttgaccgcctgaccgagcaggggtacacaatattcatggacaatttttataattccgtcaaactgtgtgagcagttgtgtaaaaaaaagactaatgttTGTGGAACCCTCAGGAAAAACCGTGGCGAACCACAGATCATCAGAGAGCCGTCAAAGAGagacttgggtgaggaggggaaggtggtgcgacacaacggccgggtactggtcttggcctggcaggacaagcgcCTGGTGAGAATGATTacaacctgccacaacgacaggatgcagagggtggaggtgtggcagaagggtcagcgggaaaaagtggcacagctcaaaccgAAGTGTGTGGTTcagtacaattcctgcatgaatggggtggacaaacttgaccagaacattgcgtactaccccttcatcaggaaaactcaaaactggacaaaaaagtttgtcgcctatttgttccagatttgtgtgtacaatgcCTATGTGTTAttcaggtccaggaacccagggatcaagaaaacacacctgGATTTCATGAAGGATATTGCCaggtcctggactgaaaaggggtacgtgtcacatgaggagggcgaggagatggaggtcgaagacgtgctgcaaaccaggtcactcagaaacagagacccagaaggcagactcgatggcctgatgtccaggcacaagctggaacgtttgagggccaccacaaagaaggcacatccctcaaggaaatgtcgggtgtgtgttagaaggggtgggaggagtgagaccaggatgtggtgcaaggcatgtcgtattcccctgcatgcaggagaatgcttcactgcgtatcacacgcaaaaaaaatatcattga
- the LOC137605158 gene encoding piggyBac transposable element-derived protein 3-like isoform X2, producing MAKRKAKACGGGRFKQLTLAQSLSGSVAAVEMSDSGKDRGGAGDAPKEVEDRIRGEESVAGCSGAPPQFGGVPRGSAAAESSPLRLSGDSSDSEPDPDSSSEWIPSESSRESSPDPWEPTEELRSKVPKKSRGRAPARGRGARRRQSLEVDAGVWSHDGWKPTKFPFVATPGPQNAAADLDSDQPVDFMELFLTDELLGHIASQTNLYARQFIQAHPEALPHSRERVWKPVTVPELKKYLGLMFLTGYIKKPSVSMYWSEDPMEAIPYFNNTMPRNRFQLIGKFLHFNDNASQDAGDKLYKEKPWRTTDHQRAVKERLG from the exons atggcgaagcgcaaggcgaaagcatgtggaggaggcaggttcaagcagctcacactggcacagagcttgtctggcagtgtagctgctgtggaaatgagcgacagcggtaaggatcgggggggtgcaggagatgcacccaaggaGGTTGAAGACCGGATCCGTGGCGAGGAAAGCGTGGCGGGTTGTAGCGGGGCCCCCCCGcagttcggcggcgtcccacgtgggagcgccgctgcggagagttctccgctgcgtctgtccggcgacagttctgactctgaaccggacccggaCTCGTCGTCTGAGTGGATtccgtcagaaagcagcagggagtcctccccagatccgtgggagcccacggaggagctgaggagcaaag tccctaaaaagagtagaggacgtgcacctgctagagggagaggtgcgaggagacgccaatcactggaggtggatgcaggtgtttggagtcatgatggctggaaacccactaagttcccattcgtggcaacccctggtccccagaatgcggctgcagacctggattcagaccagccggttgacttcatggagctgtttctgactgacgagctgctgggtcacattgcgtctcagaccaacctgtatgcacggcagtttatacaggcacatcctgaagctctgccacactccagagagagggtgtggaaaccggtgacagttccagagctcaaaaaatACTTGGGTCTTATgttcctcaccggctacataaagaagcccagcgtcagcatgtactggagtgaggatccaatggaagccattccgtacttcaacaacaccatgccacgcaacaggttccagctaattgggaagtttctccacttcaatgacaatgcctcacaggatgctggagataaactttataaa GAAAAACCGTGGCGAACCACAGATCATCAGAGAGCCGTCAAAGAGagacttgggtga